Proteins found in one Crassostrea angulata isolate pt1a10 chromosome 3, ASM2561291v2, whole genome shotgun sequence genomic segment:
- the LOC128176989 gene encoding uncharacterized protein LOC128176989, giving the protein MPSITCYKLIALRENIPECQATFCTVRRGQGFNTFSIPDPKRDYELCKRWIHNLGNEKLNIKTFVFAYHKIVCEKHFEEDCFEDDLEARLMNFKPRKKLKKGAVPTIFLDSKTPKKRETSEKRIKEKEKVELLENILVNAEDDDNIDEPGCSYDTGRSGQKRKGETIPVGISKKPKVSNLKNSKNTVDVGIQFEYMDERTMKDMGTQCDIRTEKSTEFCVNCRSRENPGLATSDHGYSKIFQDIPSTSETDTIFLSSTPVKSAQCFSHTFESEELSHVKSITTKADPDFSFIPSDESTNELSNLSKLSQKLLEDGLPRDSMKKKIMDLD; this is encoded by the exons TGTTACAAACTGATCGCACTACGGGAAAACATACCTGAATGTCAAGCAACATTTTGCACTGTCAGAAGGGGACAaggatttaatacattttccaTTCCTGACCCTAAGCGTGACTATGAATTGTGCAAAAGATGGATTCATAATTTGGGGAATGAGAAATTAAACATAAAGACTTTTGTGTTTGCATATCATAAAATTGTGTGTGAAAAACACTTTGAAGAGGATTGCTTTGAAGATGATCTTGAG gcACGGCTGATGAATTTCAAACCaagaaaaaaactgaaaaaggGGGCAGTTCCTACTATTTTCCTTGACAGCAAAACTCCAAAGAAAAGGGAAACAagtgaaaaaagaataaaagagAAGGAAAAAGTGGAA CTACTTGAAAATATTCTTGTCAATGCTGAAGATGATGACAATATAGATGAGCCAGGCTGTTCTTATGATACTGGGAGATCGGGACAGAAAAGGAAAGGAGAAACAATTCCTGTAGGAATATCAAAAAAACCAAAGGTAAgcaatttaaaa AATTCAAAGAACACTGTTGATGTTGGAATTCAGTTTGAATACATGGATGAAAGAACTATGAAAGATATGGGAACACAATGTGACATAAGAACTGAAAAATCAACAGAATTCTGTGTCAACTGTAGATCAAGAGAAAACCCTGGTCTAGCAACATCTGATCACGGATATTCAAAAATATTCCAGGATATTCCTTCAACATCAGAAACTGACACTATTTTTCTCTCCTCTACACCTGTGAAATCTGCACAGTGCTTCTCGCACACATTTGAATCGGAAGAATTATCGCATGTCAAATCAATTACTACCAAAGCTGACCCAGATTTCTCTTTCATTCCCTCAGATGAGTCAACAAATGAGTTATCAAATTTATCAA AGCTTTCTCAAAAGTTACTGGAAGATGGACTGCCAAGAGACTCTATGAAGAAAAAGATTATGGATTTAGATTAG